The following are encoded in a window of Saccharothrix longispora genomic DNA:
- a CDS encoding helix-turn-helix transcriptional regulator encodes MTGLTTYLASRPEVEVLGGAQHARAEVAVVAAPRLTAEIASRLRRAAAQVGAPVVLIVDEVGETDVLAAVECRVVAVLQRAAVTDEVVLRNVLAAATGGGSMPPAMVAELMRHVERLQRQVVAPEGGPNQLTSREADVLRLMADGLDTAEIAGRLCYSERTIKNVFYGITTRLNLRNRPHAVAYALRKGMI; translated from the coding sequence ATGACCGGTTTGACGACCTACCTCGCGTCGAGGCCGGAGGTGGAGGTCCTGGGCGGCGCGCAGCACGCGCGGGCCGAGGTGGCGGTGGTGGCCGCGCCCCGGCTCACCGCGGAGATCGCGTCCCGGTTGCGGCGCGCGGCGGCCCAGGTGGGCGCGCCGGTCGTGCTCATCGTGGACGAGGTGGGCGAGACCGACGTGCTCGCCGCCGTGGAGTGCCGGGTGGTGGCGGTGCTCCAGCGGGCCGCGGTGACCGACGAGGTGGTGCTGCGCAACGTGCTGGCGGCGGCGACCGGGGGCGGCTCGATGCCGCCGGCGATGGTCGCCGAGCTGATGCGGCACGTGGAGCGCCTCCAGCGGCAGGTGGTGGCGCCCGAGGGCGGGCCGAACCAGCTGACCTCGCGGGAGGCCGACGTGCTGCGGCTGATGGCCGACGGGCTGGACACCGCCGAGATCGCCGGCCGGCTGTGCTACTCGGAACGCACGATCAAGAACGTGTTCTACGGGATCACGACCAGGTTGAACCTGCGCAACAGGCCGCACGCGGTGGCCTACGCCCTCCGGAAGGGGATGATCTGA
- a CDS encoding NAD-dependent epimerase/dehydratase family protein translates to MDVVVVTGSAGLVGGEAVRVLADRFDLVVGIDNMMRRDFLGAAAVGAAVEAPSNHRHHAVDVRDLEALGAVLREYGSDVRLVVHAAGQPSAEWAADAPLVDFGVNALGTVTALEAVRRWCPDAVVVVVSSRRVYGAAPDALPLVETATRWEVDPAHPYHEHGVDESLRLDRVDRTFLGVSKLAADLAAQEYGRRLGMAVGVFRCGSLAGARHAGVELDGFLSHLVRSAVRGAAFRVIGHGGKQVRDVLDARDLVEMFWQFYLSPRPGEVYHAGGGRERGASVLEFIARYEYLTGREVRFDYAPDHRFADVRWWLTDTRKFRRDYPDWRPAHDPSDVLLSLHHHWSGTALDLGGSGGVEFVHHGSPRLSTDAAAREESL, encoded by the coding sequence GTGGACGTCGTCGTGGTCACCGGCTCGGCCGGGTTGGTCGGCGGTGAGGCCGTGCGGGTGCTGGCCGACCGGTTCGACCTGGTCGTCGGGATCGACAACATGATGAGGAGGGACTTCCTGGGCGCGGCGGCGGTGGGCGCGGCGGTCGAGGCGCCGTCGAACCACCGGCACCACGCGGTGGACGTGCGCGACCTGGAGGCGCTGGGCGCGGTGCTGCGCGAGTACGGCTCGGACGTGCGGCTGGTCGTGCACGCGGCCGGTCAGCCCAGCGCGGAGTGGGCCGCCGACGCGCCGCTGGTCGACTTCGGGGTGAACGCCCTGGGCACGGTGACCGCGCTGGAGGCCGTGCGGCGGTGGTGCCCGGACGCGGTGGTGGTCGTCGTGTCCAGCCGCCGGGTGTACGGCGCGGCGCCGGACGCGCTGCCGCTGGTGGAGACCGCGACGCGGTGGGAGGTCGACCCGGCGCACCCGTACCACGAGCACGGCGTCGACGAGTCGCTGCGGCTGGACCGCGTCGACCGCACGTTCCTCGGGGTGTCGAAGCTCGCCGCCGACCTGGCCGCGCAGGAGTACGGCAGGCGGCTGGGCATGGCCGTCGGGGTGTTCCGGTGCGGCAGCCTCGCGGGCGCCCGGCACGCGGGCGTCGAGCTGGACGGGTTCCTGTCCCACCTGGTGCGCAGCGCGGTGCGCGGTGCGGCGTTCCGGGTCATCGGGCACGGCGGCAAGCAGGTGCGGGACGTGCTGGACGCGCGGGACCTGGTGGAGATGTTCTGGCAGTTCTACCTGTCACCGCGGCCCGGCGAGGTCTACCACGCGGGCGGCGGGCGGGAGCGCGGCGCGTCCGTGCTGGAGTTCATCGCGCGGTACGAGTACCTGACCGGGCGGGAGGTGCGGTTCGACTACGCGCCGGACCACCGGTTCGCCGACGTCCGGTGGTGGCTCACCGACACCCGCAAGTTCCGCCGCGACTACCCGGACTGGCGCCCGGCGCACGACCCGTCGGACGTGCTGCTGTCGCTGCACCACCACTGGAGCGGCACCGCCCTTGACCTGGGCGGGTCCGGCGGTGTTGAGTTCGTCCACCACGGCTCTCCACGGCTCTCGACGGACGCCGCCGCGCGTGAAGAATCCTTGTAG
- a CDS encoding zinc ribbon domain-containing protein — MTEATGIGTRHCPQCGAPVPDGDDFCGNCGTYLGWVEEPEPGASPLAPTLEPVPPGRPVLRRPLPTASARDAVVGPPCPGCGTANPPDRRFCRRCAAPLRTTAREAAGPRRTRRRWGGDTSRLLRRLAALLAAAALVVAAVLLEPWITRWLDDLRDRTATPVAVAPSTAKATAEVPGHPASDAVDGLSNRYWGAPAVGDAVEFTFASPFRLLSIVVHTGAGVQPEAFAGQGRATAVDAVVTSVDGTHRTVPLSLGDRSGPQRTDTAISDVVRVRLVVEQAAGLPPGGHVALGEVEFFRRP, encoded by the coding sequence ATGACTGAGGCGACGGGGATCGGGACCAGGCACTGCCCCCAGTGCGGCGCACCGGTGCCGGACGGGGACGACTTCTGCGGCAACTGCGGCACCTACCTGGGCTGGGTGGAGGAACCGGAGCCGGGGGCGTCACCCCTGGCGCCCACCCTGGAACCGGTGCCGCCCGGCCGGCCCGTGCTCCGGCGGCCGCTGCCGACCGCCTCCGCGCGGGACGCCGTGGTCGGGCCGCCGTGCCCGGGGTGCGGCACGGCCAACCCGCCGGACCGCCGGTTCTGCCGGCGCTGCGCGGCGCCGCTGCGGACCACCGCGCGCGAGGCCGCCGGTCCCCGCCGGACCCGGCGGCGGTGGGGCGGCGACACGTCCCGCCTGCTGCGCCGGCTCGCCGCGCTGCTCGCGGCCGCCGCGCTGGTGGTGGCCGCGGTGCTGCTCGAACCGTGGATCACGCGGTGGCTGGACGACCTGCGCGACAGGACGGCGACGCCGGTGGCCGTCGCGCCGAGCACCGCGAAGGCCACCGCGGAGGTGCCGGGCCACCCGGCGTCGGACGCCGTCGACGGCCTGTCGAACCGGTACTGGGGCGCGCCCGCCGTGGGCGACGCCGTGGAGTTCACGTTCGCCTCGCCGTTCCGGCTGCTGTCGATCGTCGTGCACACCGGGGCCGGCGTGCAGCCGGAGGCGTTCGCCGGGCAGGGCCGGGCCACGGCGGTGGACGCCGTGGTCACCTCGGTCGACGGCACGCACCGCACGGTGCCGCTGTCGCTGGGCGACCGGTCCGGGCCGCAGCGCACCGACACGGCGATCAGCGACGTGGTGCGGGTGCGGCTGGTGGTGGAGCAGGCCGCCGGGCTCCCGCCGGGCGGGCACGTGGCGCTGGGCGAGGTGGAGTTCTTCCGCCGCCCGTGA
- a CDS encoding phage tail protein, protein MSRAALPGLTGRHPLGAALPALYAADDLAQRFTAGLDAVLAPILSTLDNLAAYFDPDLAPDDFLAWLSSWLAADLDPAWPGGLRREVVARAVELHRLRGTARGLVTRLELCLGVRAEVRDGAGAVWSPHPDGELPPPVGAVVVRVRPGRSGPVDRAEVEALVDAVRPVHVTCVVEVGDD, encoded by the coding sequence GTGAGCCGCGCCGCCCTCCCCGGCCTGACCGGCAGGCACCCGCTGGGCGCGGCGCTGCCCGCCCTGTACGCGGCGGACGACCTGGCGCAGCGGTTCACCGCCGGGCTGGACGCCGTGCTGGCGCCGATCCTGTCCACCCTGGACAACCTGGCCGCGTACTTCGACCCGGACCTCGCGCCCGACGACTTCCTGGCGTGGCTGTCGTCGTGGCTGGCGGCCGACCTCGACCCGGCGTGGCCGGGGGGGCTGCGCCGCGAGGTGGTGGCCCGGGCGGTCGAGCTGCACCGGCTGCGCGGCACCGCGCGCGGCCTGGTGACCCGGCTGGAGCTGTGCCTGGGGGTGCGCGCCGAGGTGCGCGACGGGGCGGGCGCGGTGTGGTCGCCACACCCGGACGGCGAGCTGCCGCCGCCGGTGGGCGCGGTCGTGGTGCGGGTGCGGCCCGGCCGGTCCGGCCCCGTGGACCGGGCGGAGGTGGAGGCGCTGGTCGACGCGGTGCGGCCGGTGCACGTGACGTGCGTGGTGGAGGTGGGCGATGACTGA
- a CDS encoding putative baseplate assembly protein produces MALPAPNLDDRRFQQLVDEAKRHVQQSCPEWTDHNVSDPGVTLIEAFAHMVDQLVYRLNRVPERNHLAFLDLLGVTLFPPTAARVDVTFRLSAPQDNTVLLPVGTEVATARLEQDEPVVFATAEELAVVPCALERLVTRTAGGEHADRSRDLEAGRDVPCFQAKPEPGDATLFGLSNAVPRCVVVLRLDSRVEGIGVDPRQPPLVWEAWDGQDWAPCATDEDTTGGLNRPGEVVLHVPAGHTASVVAGHRAGWLRCRAVEPVREQPFYAESPTVRQAEAFTIGGTTVAEHAETEVDVPLGEAAGVPGQRFALPSAPVLLDGEPPVVRVSEGEGWQDWAVVEHFGLSGPDDRHVVLDAARGEVAFPPAVREADGSLRRYGAVPTKGAVVHVPRYRTGGGRAGNVARGTITVLRSSVPYVAAVENREAARGGVDGETVAEAKLRAPHQLRVQERAVTAEDHEHIARRAAPSLARVRCLPVEGGGARVLVVPDAVADRGDRLRFEQLVPTPDVLRAVAAALDERRLLGTRIVVEPPRYQGVTVVARLSPVDAADAARVREEAVDALHRHLNPLRGGVDGTGWEFGRPVQFGEVFAVLQRVPGVRVVEEVLLFPANPITGARGTPADRVEVAPNALVFSHLHQVVVAGP; encoded by the coding sequence ATGGCGCTGCCCGCACCGAACCTCGACGACCGCCGCTTCCAGCAACTCGTGGACGAGGCCAAGCGCCACGTCCAGCAGAGCTGTCCGGAGTGGACGGACCACAACGTGTCCGACCCGGGCGTGACGCTGATCGAGGCGTTCGCGCACATGGTCGACCAGCTCGTGTACCGGCTGAACCGGGTGCCCGAGCGCAACCACCTGGCGTTCCTGGACCTGCTGGGCGTCACGCTGTTCCCGCCGACCGCGGCGCGCGTGGACGTGACGTTCCGGCTGTCCGCGCCGCAGGACAACACCGTGCTGCTGCCGGTGGGCACGGAGGTCGCCACGGCGCGGCTGGAGCAGGACGAGCCGGTGGTGTTCGCCACCGCCGAGGAACTGGCCGTGGTGCCGTGCGCGCTGGAGCGCCTGGTGACGCGCACGGCGGGGGGCGAGCACGCCGACCGCTCCCGGGACCTGGAGGCGGGCCGGGACGTGCCGTGCTTCCAGGCGAAGCCCGAACCCGGTGACGCCACCCTGTTCGGCCTGTCGAACGCCGTGCCGCGCTGCGTCGTGGTGCTGCGGCTGGACAGCCGGGTCGAGGGCATCGGCGTCGACCCCCGGCAGCCGCCGCTGGTGTGGGAGGCGTGGGACGGCCAGGACTGGGCCCCGTGCGCGACCGACGAGGACACCACCGGCGGCCTGAACCGGCCGGGCGAGGTCGTGCTGCACGTGCCCGCCGGGCACACCGCGTCGGTCGTCGCCGGCCACCGGGCGGGTTGGCTGCGCTGCCGGGCCGTCGAACCGGTGCGGGAGCAGCCGTTCTACGCCGAGTCGCCGACCGTGCGGCAGGCCGAGGCGTTCACGATCGGCGGCACGACGGTCGCCGAGCACGCCGAGACCGAGGTGGACGTGCCGCTGGGCGAGGCGGCGGGCGTGCCGGGGCAGCGGTTCGCGCTGCCGAGCGCGCCCGTGCTGCTGGACGGCGAACCGCCGGTGGTGCGGGTGTCGGAGGGCGAGGGCTGGCAGGACTGGGCGGTGGTGGAGCACTTCGGGCTGTCCGGGCCCGACGACCGGCACGTGGTGCTGGACGCGGCGCGCGGCGAGGTGGCGTTCCCGCCGGCGGTGCGCGAGGCGGACGGGTCGCTGCGCCGCTACGGGGCGGTGCCCACGAAGGGCGCCGTGGTGCACGTGCCGCGCTACCGCACGGGCGGCGGCCGGGCGGGCAACGTGGCGCGCGGGACGATCACGGTGCTGCGCAGCTCCGTGCCGTACGTGGCGGCGGTGGAGAACCGGGAGGCGGCGCGCGGCGGGGTGGACGGCGAGACGGTCGCCGAGGCCAAGCTCCGCGCGCCGCACCAGTTGCGGGTGCAGGAACGGGCGGTCACCGCCGAGGACCACGAGCACATCGCCCGGCGGGCCGCGCCGTCGCTGGCCAGGGTGCGGTGCCTGCCGGTCGAGGGCGGCGGCGCGCGGGTGCTGGTCGTGCCCGACGCGGTGGCGGACCGGGGCGACCGGCTGCGGTTCGAGCAGCTCGTGCCCACCCCGGACGTGCTGCGGGCGGTGGCGGCCGCGCTCGACGAGCGCCGCCTGCTCGGCACCCGGATCGTGGTGGAACCGCCGCGCTACCAGGGCGTCACGGTCGTCGCGCGGCTGTCCCCGGTGGACGCGGCCGACGCGGCCCGGGTGCGCGAGGAGGCGGTGGACGCGCTGCACCGCCACCTGAACCCGCTGCGCGGCGGTGTCGACGGCACGGGCTGGGAGTTCGGCCGGCCCGTGCAGTTCGGCGAGGTGTTCGCGGTGCTCCAGCGGGTGCCGGGGGTGCGGGTGGTCGAGGAGGTGCTGCTGTTCCCGGCCAACCCGATCACCGGGGCGCGCGGCACGCCCGCCGACCGGGTCGAGGTGGCGCCCAACGCGCTGGTGTTCTCGCACCTGCACCAGGTAGTGGTGGCGGGACCGTGA
- a CDS encoding GPW/gp25 family protein, translating into MDFVGRGWAFPLRVGPTGGIGMVERDQEIAEAIRLVLGTAPGERPMRPEFGCGIHEHVFAAADGTTAGHVAREVRAALERWEPRVEVDEVAVAFDSVDVGTLYIEVRYTVRTTNDQRNLVFPFYTIPAEGSA; encoded by the coding sequence GTGGACTTCGTCGGGCGCGGCTGGGCCTTCCCGCTGCGGGTCGGCCCCACCGGCGGCATCGGCATGGTGGAGCGCGACCAGGAGATCGCCGAGGCGATCCGGCTGGTCCTGGGCACCGCGCCCGGTGAGCGGCCGATGCGGCCGGAGTTCGGCTGCGGCATCCACGAGCACGTGTTCGCCGCCGCCGACGGCACCACCGCCGGGCACGTGGCCCGCGAGGTGCGGGCCGCGCTGGAGCGCTGGGAGCCGCGCGTCGAGGTCGACGAGGTCGCCGTGGCCTTCGACTCGGTCGACGTCGGCACGCTCTACATCGAGGTGCGCTACACCGTCCGCACCACCAACGACCAGCGCAACCTGGTCTTCCCGTTCTACACCATCCCGGCCGAAGGGAGCGCGTAG
- a CDS encoding PAAR domain-containing protein, whose amino-acid sequence MPPAARSGDQTSHGGALGPPPPPAAVRVATVLIEGRPAAVVGGVHGCPVPPHAALGPANLVVPGPGSLGPPVLVGGLPAARVGDRTSCGANVLLGALTVRIGG is encoded by the coding sequence ATGCCTCCCGCAGCCCGGTCGGGCGACCAGACGAGCCACGGCGGCGCGCTCGGCCCGCCGCCGCCCCCGGCGGCGGTCCGGGTCGCCACCGTCCTGATCGAAGGCAGGCCCGCCGCGGTCGTGGGCGGCGTGCACGGGTGCCCGGTGCCGCCGCACGCGGCGCTGGGGCCCGCGAACCTCGTCGTCCCGGGGCCCGGCTCGCTCGGCCCGCCGGTGCTGGTCGGCGGTCTGCCGGCGGCCCGCGTCGGCGACCGGACCTCGTGCGGGGCGAACGTGCTGCTGGGCGCGCTCACCGTGCGGATCGGGGGCTGA
- a CDS encoding VgrG-related protein, with amino-acid sequence MSQVGRSFAASFAVKAGGLPESWQNDLVGCVVDENAGLPDAAVLTYRDPHHEVLAKGGITIGTKVEVSVTTVSGGAAEVLFTGEVTALEVDADSTGSFTVIRAMNKAHRLFRGRRVAAFTNATVRQVVREVVRAAGLRPGRIDVPVVTYPHLSQPGISDWDFLQLLAQEHGAVVRVDARGVLDFVRPAAASGAPSPGTSADASPFVLQLGRNLMSLRASLTSADQVAEVEVRGWNVRTKKAAVGTSPAIASRTAVPGLRPGVVTAAFGTAAKALVFDTPYGTDAEAKAVARSLAAAVSAGFAEIEAVAEGEPKLRAGVPVAVGGAGTEFDGKYTATSVRHELDPHHGYRSVVTVSTSPDRSLAGLAMGANATARPIRMPGLATGVVTDIREAGGERGWVKLTFPWLDDAYVTDWVRTVQLGGVRGGGVFSPEVNDEVLVGFEQGSLDRPYVLGGLYNGVDGPARHDVPLVDPTSGRVNRRSLVSRTGNRLELLDGRTASGVRIASGDQRLEIRLDELTGQVAVEVRGGRHVFGAITLDRRGITVDAKRGDLVLKGNTVSVEATTGLALTGADVAVEGVKTEVVGRATAVVKGAVLHLNPPFPV; translated from the coding sequence ATGAGCCAGGTCGGCAGGTCATTCGCGGCGTCGTTCGCGGTGAAGGCCGGTGGTCTGCCGGAGTCGTGGCAGAACGACCTGGTGGGCTGCGTGGTGGACGAGAACGCGGGTCTGCCCGACGCCGCGGTGCTCACCTACCGCGACCCGCACCACGAGGTGCTGGCGAAGGGCGGCATCACGATCGGCACGAAGGTCGAGGTGTCGGTGACCACGGTGTCGGGCGGTGCGGCGGAGGTGCTGTTCACCGGCGAGGTCACCGCGCTGGAGGTGGACGCGGACTCGACGGGCTCGTTCACCGTCATCCGCGCGATGAACAAGGCCCACCGGCTGTTCCGGGGACGCCGGGTGGCGGCGTTCACCAACGCGACGGTCCGGCAGGTGGTGCGGGAGGTGGTGCGGGCGGCCGGGTTGCGGCCCGGCCGGATCGACGTCCCCGTCGTCACGTACCCGCACCTCAGCCAGCCGGGCATCTCCGACTGGGACTTCCTGCAACTGCTCGCCCAGGAGCACGGCGCGGTCGTGCGGGTCGACGCGCGGGGGGTGCTGGACTTCGTGCGGCCGGCGGCGGCGTCCGGTGCGCCGAGCCCGGGCACGTCGGCCGACGCGAGCCCGTTCGTGCTCCAGCTCGGCCGCAACCTGATGTCGCTGCGCGCGTCGCTGACCAGCGCGGACCAGGTGGCCGAGGTCGAGGTCCGCGGCTGGAACGTGCGGACCAAGAAGGCGGCGGTGGGGACCTCACCGGCGATCGCGAGCCGGACCGCGGTGCCGGGCCTGCGGCCGGGGGTGGTCACCGCGGCGTTCGGCACGGCGGCGAAAGCGCTGGTGTTCGACACCCCGTACGGCACGGACGCGGAGGCCAAGGCGGTGGCGAGGTCGCTGGCCGCGGCCGTCAGCGCCGGTTTCGCCGAGATCGAGGCGGTCGCCGAGGGCGAGCCGAAGCTGCGCGCGGGCGTGCCCGTCGCGGTGGGCGGCGCCGGGACCGAGTTCGACGGCAAGTACACGGCGACGTCCGTGCGGCACGAGCTGGACCCCCACCACGGCTACCGCAGCGTCGTCACGGTCAGCACGTCACCGGACCGGTCGCTGGCCGGGCTGGCGATGGGCGCGAACGCCACCGCCCGGCCGATCCGCATGCCGGGGCTGGCGACCGGCGTCGTGACCGACATCAGGGAGGCCGGCGGCGAGCGCGGCTGGGTGAAGCTGACGTTCCCGTGGCTGGACGACGCCTACGTCACCGACTGGGTGCGCACGGTGCAGCTCGGCGGGGTGCGCGGCGGCGGCGTGTTCAGCCCCGAGGTCAACGACGAGGTGCTGGTGGGCTTCGAGCAGGGCAGCCTGGACCGCCCGTACGTGCTGGGCGGCCTCTACAACGGCGTCGACGGGCCCGCCCGGCACGACGTGCCGCTGGTCGACCCGACGAGCGGGCGCGTCAACCGGCGGTCGCTGGTGTCGCGCACCGGGAACCGGCTCGAACTGCTCGACGGGAGGACCGCGTCGGGCGTGCGGATCGCCAGCGGCGACCAGCGGCTGGAGATCCGGCTCGACGAGCTCACCGGGCAGGTCGCCGTCGAGGTCCGCGGCGGCCGGCACGTGTTCGGCGCGATCACCCTGGACCGCCGGGGCATCACCGTCGACGCCAAGCGCGGCGACCTGGTGCTCAAGGGCAACACCGTCTCGGTGGAGGCGACGACCGGCCTGGCGCTCACCGGCGCGGACGTCGCCGTCGAGGGCGTGAAGACCGAGGTCGTCGGCCGCGCCACGGCCGTGGTCAAGGGCGCGGTCCTGCACCTCAACCCCCCGTTCCCCGTCTGA
- a CDS encoding CIS tube protein, which translates to MAKAGASLTRAQLVVMEPPTTAGAKPGGRLATVRFQFNPNSLALTKNTEWRRTPSRMAGATSLPEFVGSGPRTLSVEVFLDATATHDTSVENRVQQLLTACVPTKASLAKKKPASPWVRFEWGTAKTTSFDGVLSNLSVDYSLFDVDGTPLRARCALSIEEAGVDTPGQNPTSGSREARRAHRVVAGDSLPQLAWREYGDATAWRVIAEANDIDDPMVLVPGTELLVPGVEEVR; encoded by the coding sequence ATGGCCAAGGCAGGAGCGAGTCTGACCCGCGCGCAGCTGGTGGTGATGGAGCCGCCGACGACGGCGGGCGCGAAGCCGGGTGGCCGGTTGGCGACGGTGCGGTTCCAGTTCAACCCGAACTCGCTCGCGCTGACCAAGAACACCGAGTGGCGGCGCACGCCGTCGCGCATGGCGGGCGCCACGTCGCTGCCGGAGTTCGTGGGCAGCGGTCCGCGCACGCTGTCCGTGGAGGTGTTCCTCGACGCCACGGCCACGCACGACACCTCGGTGGAGAACCGGGTGCAGCAGCTGCTGACGGCGTGCGTGCCGACGAAGGCGAGCCTGGCGAAGAAGAAGCCGGCGAGCCCGTGGGTGCGCTTCGAGTGGGGCACGGCGAAGACCACGTCGTTCGACGGGGTGCTGTCGAACCTGTCGGTGGACTACTCGCTGTTCGACGTGGACGGCACCCCGCTGCGCGCCCGCTGCGCGCTGTCGATCGAGGAGGCCGGGGTCGACACGCCCGGCCAGAACCCGACGTCGGGGTCGCGCGAGGCCCGCCGCGCGCACCGCGTGGTGGCCGGGGACAGCCTGCCGCAGCTGGCGTGGCGCGAGTACGGCGACGCGACGGCGTGGCGGGTGATCGCCGAGGCCAACGACATCGACGACCCGATGGTGCTGGTGCCCGGCACGGAGCTGCTGGTGCCCGGGGTGGAGGAGGTCCGATGA
- a CDS encoding phage tail protein: MSDTIFATSVFFRLSIAGNDLGAFHTCDGMGAQMEVEQFTEGGNNGFAHQLPSRITWSNITMTRPVTSDSAKVVKWLNDVIKRVERKDGEIVALTPDMTPIASWQVQGIVPVRWQGPSFDPGDSQAAVETLEFAHEGIEAS; this comes from the coding sequence GTGTCCGACACGATCTTCGCCACCAGCGTGTTCTTCCGGCTCTCGATAGCCGGCAACGACCTCGGCGCGTTCCACACCTGTGACGGCATGGGCGCGCAGATGGAGGTCGAGCAGTTCACCGAGGGCGGCAACAACGGGTTCGCCCACCAGCTCCCCTCGCGGATCACGTGGTCGAACATCACCATGACCCGACCGGTCACCTCCGACAGCGCGAAAGTCGTGAAGTGGCTGAACGACGTGATCAAGCGCGTCGAGCGCAAGGACGGCGAGATCGTCGCCCTCACCCCCGACATGACCCCGATCGCGAGCTGGCAGGTGCAGGGCATCGTCCCGGTCCGCTGGCAGGGCCCGTCGTTCGACCCCGGCGACTCGCAGGCCGCCGTGGAGACCCTCGAATTCGCCCACGAGGGCATCGAAGCGTCCTGA
- a CDS encoding DUF6760 family protein encodes MTYAADRLHEEVAYVAYHFHWPREEILDLEHHERLRWVAEIARINTRVNEGG; translated from the coding sequence GTGACGTACGCGGCCGACCGGCTGCACGAGGAGGTCGCGTACGTGGCCTACCACTTCCACTGGCCGCGCGAGGAGATCCTCGACCTGGAGCACCACGAACGCCTGCGCTGGGTGGCCGAGATCGCGCGGATCAACACGAGGGTGAACGAAGGGGGGTGA
- a CDS encoding phage tail protein has product MADGDALSTHIFGLQLGAYVVESLQEVSGVTVEEDVVEISQVTPQGKPLLRKQPGARKGGEITVTRGMDKSKEFTKWLKETLNKGDVESARQNITIEIMNSKGETERRLNLVNGWVSRWEGPSLKAGESSAATEKVTITFEDITLED; this is encoded by the coding sequence ATGGCAGACGGTGATGCCCTCTCCACGCACATCTTCGGCCTCCAGCTCGGCGCGTACGTCGTCGAGTCGCTCCAGGAGGTCAGCGGTGTGACCGTCGAGGAGGACGTGGTCGAGATCTCGCAGGTGACCCCGCAGGGCAAGCCGTTGCTGCGCAAGCAGCCGGGCGCCCGCAAGGGCGGCGAGATCACCGTCACGCGGGGGATGGACAAGAGCAAGGAGTTCACCAAGTGGCTCAAGGAGACCCTGAACAAGGGTGACGTCGAGTCCGCGCGGCAGAACATCACGATCGAGATCATGAACAGCAAGGGCGAGACCGAGCGGCGGCTCAACCTGGTCAACGGGTGGGTCAGCCGGTGGGAGGGCCCGTCGCTGAAGGCGGGCGAGTCCAGCGCCGCGACGGAGAAGGTGACCATCACCTTCGAAGACATCACGCTGGAGGACTGA